From one Vannielia litorea genomic stretch:
- a CDS encoding prephenate dehydratase, with translation MAGRIAFQGELGAYSHQACAEARPDMEAIPCRSFEDVIEAVRSGAADQAMLPVENSTYGRVADIHRLLPESGLHIVDEAFVRVHISLMALPGVTLEEVKKVRAHLVLLPQCASFLSANGIAGEAAADSAGAAAELQASGARDEGVLASDLAAEIYGLNLLARHIEDHAHNTTRFLIMAPEAQPARRADDMMTTFVFRVRNIPAALYKAMGGFATNGVNMTKLESYMVGGSFTATQFYSDIEGHPDDPNVQLAMEELDHFTEEVKILGVYPADQRRH, from the coding sequence ATGGCAGGCCGGATCGCATTTCAGGGAGAACTGGGGGCCTACTCGCACCAGGCTTGCGCCGAGGCGCGCCCGGATATGGAGGCCATCCCCTGCCGCAGCTTCGAGGATGTGATCGAGGCCGTGCGCTCCGGCGCCGCCGATCAGGCGATGCTGCCGGTGGAGAATTCCACCTATGGCCGGGTCGCCGACATCCACCGCCTGCTGCCCGAAAGCGGGCTGCACATCGTCGACGAGGCCTTCGTGCGGGTGCATATCTCGCTGATGGCCCTGCCGGGAGTGACTCTGGAGGAGGTGAAGAAGGTGCGCGCCCACCTCGTGCTTCTGCCGCAATGCGCCAGCTTCCTCTCCGCCAACGGGATTGCCGGTGAGGCCGCCGCCGACAGCGCAGGCGCGGCGGCGGAGCTTCAGGCCTCCGGCGCGCGCGACGAGGGCGTTCTGGCCTCCGACCTCGCCGCCGAGATCTACGGCCTCAACCTGCTGGCCCGCCACATCGAGGACCATGCCCACAATACCACGCGCTTCCTGATCATGGCGCCCGAGGCCCAGCCTGCCCGCCGCGCCGATGACATGATGACCACCTTCGTCTTCCGCGTCCGCAACATCCCCGCCGCGCTCTACAAGGCGATGGGCGGCTTTGCGACGAACGGGGTGAACATGACCAAGCTGGAGAGCTACATGGTCGGCGGCAGCTTCACCGCGACGCAATTTTACTCTGATATCGAGGGCCACCCCGACGACCCGAACGTGCAGCTTGCGATGGAAGAGCTCGATCACTTCACCGAAGAGGTGAAGATCCTCGGCGTCTACCCTGCCGACCAGCGCCGCCACTGA
- a CDS encoding c-type cytochrome encodes MFDTMTMVKAFGWFCGALLIYLLINWAGESLYAMDAGGHGEEGEEHAMGYAIEVADSGEGAEAEEDTGPAFEEVFASADAASGEKVFGKCKACHKLDGTDGTGPHLNGVVNRAIGSVAGFGYSDAMASHGGEWTPEALSEFLANPKGYMNGTKMSFAGLRKIEDRADVIAYLQSAQ; translated from the coding sequence ATGTTCGACACAATGACGATGGTCAAGGCATTTGGCTGGTTTTGCGGCGCGCTGCTGATCTATCTGCTCATCAACTGGGCCGGTGAATCGCTCTATGCGATGGATGCCGGTGGCCACGGCGAAGAGGGCGAAGAGCACGCGATGGGCTATGCCATCGAGGTTGCCGACAGCGGTGAAGGTGCCGAGGCCGAGGAAGATACCGGCCCCGCCTTCGAAGAAGTTTTCGCATCGGCTGATGCGGCCTCCGGCGAGAAGGTCTTTGGCAAGTGCAAGGCCTGCCACAAGCTCGACGGCACCGATGGAACCGGCCCGCACCTGAACGGCGTCGTGAACCGCGCCATCGGCAGCGTTGCCGGCTTTGGCTACTCCGACGCGATGGCATCGCATGGTGGCGAGTGGACCCCCGAGGCGCTGAGCGAGTTTCTCGCCAACCCCAAGGGCTACATGAACGGCACCAAGATGAGCTTTGCCGGCCTCCGCAAGATCGAGGACCGCGCCGACGTGATCGCCTACCTGCAGTCCGCGCAGTAA
- a CDS encoding extracellular solute-binding protein produces the protein MLAWGAGLALAMVLAALPALAQETITRHGITTFPGGELKYAADFEHLEYVNPEAPKGGEMSVWTFGGFDNWNPYTINGRSGALASAPHESLLVGTSDEIGADYGLLAESLEYPEDRSWVIFTLREGITFSDGSPLTAEDVLFSYELFREKGLPSYREILSASVQSAEVIDPRHIRFDFVPEKEKRDLIQMVGGLAIFSKAQYEAEKMDLEEPQNTPWLGSGPYVVDLSRSEMGKTVVVTRNPDYWGDELPINVGRNNFDALRVEYFADYAVALEGFKGGTYLFRNEASSKDWATGYDFPAVNNGWVVKRELEHGRIAPGQSFIYNLRRPQLQDARVREAIGLMFNFEWSNEKLFYGIYARVSSFWENTDLAATGMPSEAELALLEPLRADIPEEVFTEEPFMEPVSDAGSATDRRNLRKANRLLDEAGWSEFNNQGLRVKDGKTLRIEFLNDSQTFDRVINPFVENLRAAGIDAVHQRVDNASATERERPPGFDFDIVTGFLQTGYIPGDGLKQYFGGETADTSTFNKMGLNNPAVDSLIESVKAATDEDELRVAISALDRVLRALKFRTGQWHKAADTVAYYDIYEHPDPLPPYALGNLDFWWYNAEKAEELKAAGAF, from the coding sequence ATGCTGGCTTGGGGTGCCGGGCTCGCGCTGGCGATGGTTCTGGCCGCGCTGCCCGCTCTGGCGCAGGAGACGATCACGCGCCACGGGATCACCACCTTCCCCGGCGGCGAGCTGAAGTATGCGGCCGATTTCGAGCATCTGGAGTATGTGAACCCCGAGGCGCCCAAGGGTGGCGAGATGTCCGTTTGGACCTTCGGCGGGTTCGACAACTGGAACCCCTACACCATCAATGGCCGTTCCGGCGCGCTGGCCAGCGCTCCGCATGAGAGCCTGCTGGTGGGCACCTCCGACGAGATCGGCGCGGACTACGGGCTGCTGGCCGAAAGCCTCGAATACCCGGAAGACCGCTCTTGGGTAATCTTCACCCTGCGCGAAGGCATCACGTTTTCGGACGGCTCGCCGCTGACGGCGGAGGACGTTCTGTTCTCCTATGAGCTCTTCCGCGAGAAGGGCCTCCCGAGCTATCGCGAGATCCTGTCTGCCTCAGTTCAGAGCGCCGAGGTGATCGACCCCCGGCACATCCGCTTTGACTTTGTTCCAGAGAAGGAAAAGCGCGACCTGATCCAGATGGTCGGCGGCCTCGCGATCTTTTCCAAGGCGCAATACGAGGCCGAAAAGATGGACCTCGAAGAGCCGCAGAACACCCCGTGGCTCGGCTCCGGCCCCTATGTGGTCGACCTCTCGCGCAGCGAGATGGGCAAGACGGTGGTGGTGACCCGAAACCCCGACTATTGGGGCGATGAATTGCCGATCAACGTGGGCCGCAACAACTTTGATGCGCTGCGGGTCGAGTATTTTGCCGACTATGCGGTGGCGCTGGAGGGCTTCAAGGGCGGCACATACCTGTTCCGCAACGAGGCCAGCTCCAAGGACTGGGCCACGGGCTACGATTTTCCGGCGGTGAACAACGGCTGGGTGGTGAAGCGTGAGCTGGAGCACGGGCGCATCGCACCGGGCCAGAGCTTCATCTACAACCTCCGCCGCCCGCAGCTGCAAGATGCTCGGGTGCGTGAGGCCATCGGGCTGATGTTCAATTTCGAATGGTCGAACGAAAAGCTCTTTTACGGCATCTACGCCCGGGTCAGCTCCTTCTGGGAGAACACCGACCTTGCTGCCACGGGTATGCCCAGCGAGGCGGAGCTGGCGCTGCTTGAGCCGCTGCGCGCCGATATCCCTGAAGAGGTCTTCACCGAAGAGCCGTTCATGGAGCCGGTGTCGGATGCCGGTAGCGCGACCGACCGGCGCAACCTGCGCAAGGCCAACCGCCTGCTGGACGAGGCGGGCTGGAGCGAGTTCAACAACCAGGGCCTGCGGGTGAAAGATGGCAAGACCCTGCGCATCGAGTTCCTGAACGACAGCCAGACCTTTGACCGGGTGATCAACCCCTTCGTCGAGAACCTGCGGGCCGCCGGGATCGACGCGGTGCACCAGCGGGTCGATAATGCCTCCGCCACCGAGCGCGAGCGCCCGCCGGGCTTCGACTTCGATATCGTGACCGGCTTCCTGCAAACCGGCTACATCCCCGGCGACGGGCTGAAGCAGTATTTCGGCGGCGAAACCGCCGATACCTCGACCTTCAACAAGATGGGGCTCAACAACCCCGCCGTGGACTCCCTGATCGAGAGCGTGAAGGCGGCCACCGATGAAGACGAGCTGCGCGTGGCGATCTCGGCGCTCGACCGGGTGCTGCGGGCGTTGAAGTTCCGCACCGGTCAGTGGCACAAGGCGGCCGATACCGTGGCCTACTACGATATCTACGAGCATCCCGACCCGCTGCCGCCCTATGCCCTCGGCAACCTCGATTTCTGGTGGTATAACGCCGAAAAGGCCGAAGAACTGAAGGCGGCCGGCGCGTTTTGA